From a region of the Streptococcus ruminantium genome:
- a CDS encoding alpha-ketoacid dehydrogenase subunit beta has protein sequence MTETKVMALREAINLAQSEEMRKDEKVFLMGEDVGIYGGDFGTSVGMLEEFGEKRVRDTPISEAAIAGSAVGAAQTGLRPIVDLTFMDFITIALDAIVNQAAKTNYMFGGGLKTPVTFRVASGSGIGSAAQHSQSLEAWLTHIPGIKVVAPGTANDAKGLLKSSILDNNPVIFLEPKALYGKKEEVNLDPDFYIPLGKGDIKREGTDVTIVSYGRMLERVLKAAEEVAEEGISVEVVDPRTLIPLDKELIIESVKKTGKVILVNDAYKTGGFIGEIASIITESEAFDYLDAPIIRIASDDVPVPYANILENAVLPNVEKIKAAIYKQVSKG, from the coding sequence ATGACTGAAACAAAAGTAATGGCCTTGCGTGAAGCGATTAACTTGGCTCAAAGCGAAGAAATGCGTAAGGATGAAAAAGTATTCTTGATGGGTGAAGATGTCGGCATCTATGGTGGCGATTTTGGTACATCAGTTGGTATGTTGGAAGAATTTGGTGAAAAGCGTGTTCGCGATACACCAATCTCTGAAGCTGCCATTGCAGGATCTGCGGTTGGTGCCGCCCAAACAGGCCTTCGTCCAATCGTTGACTTGACTTTCATGGACTTCATCACTATCGCCCTTGATGCGATTGTGAACCAAGCAGCAAAAACTAATTATATGTTTGGTGGCGGCTTGAAAACACCTGTAACCTTTCGTGTAGCTTCTGGTTCAGGTATCGGTTCAGCAGCACAACATTCACAATCTCTTGAAGCGTGGTTGACTCATATTCCAGGCATCAAGGTTGTCGCACCTGGTACAGCTAACGACGCTAAAGGACTTTTAAAATCATCTATCCTTGACAATAACCCAGTTATCTTTTTGGAACCAAAAGCTCTTTATGGTAAGAAAGAAGAAGTTAATTTAGATCCAGATTTTTATATTCCACTCGGTAAGGGTGACATCAAACGTGAAGGTACGGATGTGACAATCGTTTCTTACGGTCGTATGTTGGAACGTGTTTTGAAGGCTGCTGAAGAAGTGGCTGAAGAAGGAATCAGTGTAGAAGTTGTTGATCCACGTACCCTAATCCCACTTGATAAAGAATTGATTATCGAATCTGTTAAGAAAACTGGTAAGGTTATCTTGGTGAACGATGCTTACAAAACAGGTGGTTTCATCGGTGAAATTGCATCTATTATCACAGAAAGCGAGGCCTTTGATTATTTGGATGCGCCAATCATTCGTATCGCCTCAGATGATGTACCAGTTCCTTACGCAAACATTCTTGAAAATGCAGTATTGCCAAATGTAGAGAAAATTAAGGCGGCAATCTATAAGCAAGTAAGTAAGGGATAA
- a CDS encoding thiamine pyrophosphate-dependent dehydrogenase E1 component subunit alpha has product MVSISKEQHLDMFLKMQQIRDVDMKLNKLVRRGFVQGMTHFSVGEEAAAVGPIAGLTDQDIIFSHHRGHGHVIAKGIDINGMMAELAGKATGTSKGRGGSMHLANVEKGNFGSNGIVGGGYALAVGAALTQKYLGTDNIVIAFSGDSATNEGSFHESMNLAAVWNLPVIFFITNNRYGISTDISYSTKIPHLYLRAAAYGMPGHYIEDGNDVVAVYEKMQEVIEYVRAGNGPAMVEVESYRWFGHSTADAGVYRTKEEVNEWKAKDPLKKYRKYLTDNGIASHEELDAIEVQVAEQVEASVKFAQESPDPDISVAYEDVFVD; this is encoded by the coding sequence ATGGTATCTATCTCAAAAGAACAGCACTTGGATATGTTCTTGAAAATGCAACAGATTCGTGATGTTGATATGAAATTAAATAAGCTAGTACGCCGTGGCTTTGTACAAGGTATGACTCACTTCTCAGTTGGGGAAGAGGCTGCCGCTGTAGGTCCAATTGCTGGTTTGACAGACCAAGACATCATCTTCTCGCACCACCGTGGACATGGACATGTTATCGCTAAGGGAATCGACATCAATGGAATGATGGCTGAGCTTGCTGGTAAAGCGACCGGTACGTCTAAAGGACGTGGCGGTTCTATGCACTTGGCAAACGTTGAAAAAGGAAACTTCGGTTCAAATGGTATTGTAGGTGGTGGATATGCTTTAGCTGTTGGTGCAGCTTTAACACAAAAGTATCTTGGAACAGATAATATCGTTATTGCCTTCTCAGGTGACTCAGCGACTAATGAAGGGTCATTCCATGAATCAATGAACTTGGCAGCGGTTTGGAACTTGCCAGTTATCTTCTTCATTACTAACAACCGCTACGGTATCTCAACAGATATTTCTTATTCCACAAAAATTCCACACCTTTATCTTCGTGCAGCCGCTTATGGTATGCCAGGTCATTATATTGAAGATGGAAATGATGTTGTTGCGGTTTATGAAAAAATGCAAGAAGTGATCGAATACGTACGTGCAGGGAATGGTCCAGCTATGGTAGAGGTTGAGTCATATCGCTGGTTTGGTCACTCAACAGCGGATGCGGGTGTTTACCGTACGAAAGAAGAAGTAAATGAGTGGAAAGCAAAAGATCCGCTTAAGAAATATCGTAAGTATTTGACAGACAATGGGATTGCAAGCCATGAAGAATTGGATGCTATCGAAGTACAAGTAGCAGAACAAGTAGAAGCATCTGTTAAATTCGCACAAGAAAGTCCAGATCCAGACATCTCAGTAGCCTACGAAGACGTGTTTGTGGATTAA
- a CDS encoding dihydrolipoamide acetyltransferase — translation MAIEIIMPKLGVDMQEGEIIEWKKQEGDFVNEGDVILEMMSDKTSMELEAEESGVLLKIVHGNGATVPVTEIIAYLGAEGETVELDGSSAPVVEPAAALEEVPAGRTPIIVAPVLSKPQGGGKVRATPAARKLARDLGIDLGLVPGTGANGRVHKVDVEDFKGAAPKATPLAARIAADKGVDLSTLVGTGVNGKIVKDDVLAVLAPAAEAESATPASKAEAAPAKELPEGVEIIKMSPMRKAISKGMVHSYLTAPTFTLNYDIDMTNLMALRKQVLEPIMNKTGLKVTFTDLIGLAVTRTLMKEEHRYLNASLINDAQEIELHKFVNLGIAVGLDEGLVVPVVHGADKMSLSEFVVASKDVIKKAQSGKLKGAEMSGSTFSITNLGMFGTKTFNPIINQPNSAILGVAATVQTPVVVDGEIKIRPIMALCLTIDHRIVDGMNGAKFMVDLKNLLENPLELLI, via the coding sequence ATGGCTATTGAAATCATTATGCCTAAACTCGGTGTAGATATGCAAGAAGGTGAAATCATCGAGTGGAAAAAACAAGAGGGCGATTTTGTCAACGAAGGTGATGTCATTTTGGAAATGATGTCTGACAAGACCAGCATGGAGTTGGAGGCAGAAGAGTCAGGTGTCCTTTTGAAAATTGTTCATGGTAACGGTGCAACGGTACCTGTTACGGAAATAATCGCATATTTGGGGGCAGAAGGTGAGACAGTAGAGTTAGATGGTTCTTCAGCGCCAGTAGTAGAACCTGCCGCAGCTCTTGAAGAAGTACCGGCAGGTCGGACACCGATAATCGTTGCCCCTGTATTGTCCAAACCACAAGGTGGTGGTAAAGTACGTGCAACTCCAGCAGCTCGTAAGTTGGCACGTGACCTAGGAATTGACCTCGGTCTTGTTCCAGGAACTGGAGCGAATGGTCGCGTTCACAAAGTTGATGTTGAAGACTTCAAAGGTGCAGCTCCCAAAGCAACACCGCTTGCAGCTCGTATTGCAGCAGATAAAGGTGTTGACTTGTCAACCCTCGTCGGTACAGGTGTCAATGGTAAGATTGTAAAAGATGATGTACTTGCTGTTCTTGCTCCAGCTGCTGAAGCAGAATCTGCAACACCGGCTTCTAAAGCAGAAGCAGCACCAGCTAAGGAACTACCAGAAGGTGTTGAGATCATCAAGATGAGTCCAATGCGTAAAGCAATCTCGAAAGGGATGGTTCACTCTTATCTAACTGCGCCAACCTTCACGCTTAATTATGATATTGACATGACCAATCTCATGGCTCTTCGTAAGCAAGTTCTTGAACCAATCATGAATAAGACAGGTCTGAAAGTGACCTTCACAGACTTGATTGGTCTTGCAGTAACACGTACACTTATGAAGGAGGAGCACCGCTATCTCAATGCCTCACTCATCAACGATGCTCAAGAAATCGAGTTGCATAAATTTGTCAATCTTGGTATCGCTGTAGGTTTGGATGAAGGCCTTGTAGTACCAGTTGTTCATGGTGCCGACAAGATGAGCTTGTCAGAGTTTGTAGTAGCCTCTAAAGATGTTATCAAAAAGGCTCAGTCTGGCAAATTGAAGGGTGCTGAAATGTCAGGTTCAACCTTCTCTATTACTAACTTGGGGATGTTTGGTACCAAGACTTTTAACCCAATAATCAACCAGCCAAACTCAGCAATTCTAGGTGTTGCAGCGACAGTCCAGACACCGGTTGTGGTTGATGGGGAAATTAAAATTCGTCCAATCATGGCGCTTTGCTTGACAATTGACCATCGTATCGTTGATGGCATGAATGGTGCTAAATTTATGGTTGATCTCAAGAACTTACTTGAGAATCCATTGGAGTTGTTGATTTAA
- the lpdA gene encoding dihydrolipoyl dehydrogenase has protein sequence MAVEVIMPKLGVDMQEGEIIEWKKQEGDFVNEGDVILEMMSDKTSMELEAEESGVLLKIVHGNGATVPVTEVIAYLGAEGESVEVGSSPAPAQVAQATADLKAAGLEVPVAPAATPQAPKTELAADEYDMVVVGGGPAGYYAAIRGAQLGGKIAIVEKSEFGGTCLNKGCIPTKTYLKNAEILDGLKIAAGRGINLASTNYTIDMDKTVDFKNSVVKTLTGGVQGLLKANKVTIFNGLGQVNPDKTVVIGDKVIKGRSVILATGSKVSRINIPGIDSKLVLTSDDILDLREIPKSLTVMGGGVVGVELGLVYASYGTEVTVVEMADRIIPGMDREVSVELQKVLSKKGMKFLTSVGVSEIIEANNQLTIKLNDGSEVVSEKALLSIGRVPQLAGLENLNLELDRGRIKVDAYQETSIPGIYAPGDVNGTKMLAHAAYRMGEVAAENAIHGNHHKAKLDYTPAAVYTHPEIAMVGLTEEQAIEKYGKDNILIGRNSFTGNGRAIASNEAHGFVKVIADKKYHEILGVHIIGPVAAEMINEAATIMESELTVDDVAASIHGHPTFSEVMYEAFLDVLGVAIHNPPRRK, from the coding sequence ATGGCAGTAGAAGTCATTATGCCAAAACTTGGTGTAGACATGCAAGAAGGTGAAATCATCGAATGGAAAAAACAAGAGGGTGATTTTGTCAACGAAGGTGATGTCATTTTGGAAATGATGTCTGATAAGACAAGTATGGAATTAGAAGCAGAAGAATCAGGTGTTCTTTTGAAAATCGTTCATGGTAACGGTGCAACTGTTCCTGTAACAGAAGTCATCGCTTACCTGGGCGCAGAAGGTGAAAGCGTTGAAGTGGGAAGTTCACCTGCTCCTGCTCAAGTTGCACAAGCAACAGCAGACTTGAAAGCAGCAGGTTTAGAAGTTCCTGTGGCTCCCGCAGCAACTCCACAAGCGCCTAAGACTGAGTTGGCGGCTGATGAGTATGATATGGTTGTAGTTGGTGGTGGTCCTGCCGGTTACTATGCAGCAATTCGTGGTGCACAATTGGGTGGGAAAATCGCAATTGTTGAGAAGTCAGAATTTGGTGGTACTTGTTTGAATAAGGGTTGTATCCCAACTAAGACTTACCTAAAAAATGCTGAAATTCTTGATGGTTTGAAGATTGCAGCCGGTCGTGGTATCAACTTGGCCTCAACCAATTATACTATTGATATGGATAAGACAGTTGACTTTAAGAACTCAGTGGTTAAGACATTGACAGGTGGTGTTCAAGGACTCTTGAAAGCCAACAAAGTGACCATCTTTAATGGTCTTGGTCAGGTTAACCCAGATAAAACAGTTGTTATTGGCGATAAAGTTATCAAGGGACGTAGCGTGATTCTTGCAACAGGTTCAAAAGTATCTCGTATCAATATTCCAGGCATTGATTCTAAATTGGTTTTGACCTCTGATGATATTCTTGACCTGCGTGAAATTCCTAAGTCACTTACTGTTATGGGTGGCGGTGTAGTCGGTGTTGAACTTGGTTTGGTTTATGCTTCATACGGTACTGAAGTAACAGTTGTTGAGATGGCAGATCGTATCATTCCAGGTATGGACCGCGAAGTCTCTGTTGAATTGCAAAAAGTCCTTTCTAAGAAAGGCATGAAGTTCTTGACTTCTGTTGGTGTATCTGAAATCATTGAAGCTAACAACCAGTTGACAATCAAGTTGAATGATGGTTCAGAAGTTGTTTCTGAAAAAGCTCTTCTTTCTATCGGTCGTGTACCACAGTTGGCAGGTCTTGAGAACTTGAATCTTGAACTAGACCGTGGTCGTATCAAGGTTGATGCTTACCAAGAAACATCTATTCCGGGTATCTACGCACCGGGTGATGTGAATGGTACCAAGATGTTAGCACATGCTGCTTACCGTATGGGTGAAGTTGCTGCTGAAAATGCTATCCATGGTAACCACCATAAGGCTAAACTGGATTATACTCCCGCAGCGGTTTATACACACCCAGAGATTGCAATGGTTGGTTTGACAGAAGAGCAAGCGATTGAGAAGTATGGTAAAGACAATATTCTTATCGGTCGCAACAGCTTTACTGGTAACGGTCGTGCTATTGCTTCTAATGAAGCACATGGCTTTGTAAAAGTTATCGCTGACAAGAAATACCACGAAATCCTCGGTGTTCACATCATCGGTCCAGTTGCTGCTGAAATGATTAACGAAGCAGCGACAATCATGGAATCTGAGTTGACAGTAGATGATGTGGCAGCTTCTATTCATGGGCACCCGACCTTCTCAGAAGTTATGTATGAAGCCTTCCTTGATGTGCTTGGCGTAGCAATTCACAACCCACCAAGACGTAAATAA